The Thermobispora bispora DSM 43833 genome window below encodes:
- a CDS encoding PEP/pyruvate-binding domain-containing protein has product MTPFVVPLTAVGRDDLALAGGKGANLGELIAAGLPVPDGFVVTTAAYAELIDRCGIAERIPRLLDAGDGAGIRAEFATAEIPAAMAEAITAAYRELGQGPVAVRSSATAEDLPGAAFAGQQDTYLNVEGDDARLDAVRRCWGSLWTDRAIAYRRRLGIGPEQVRIAVVVQRMVNPDAAGVMFTADPVSGDRDRIVVDASPGLGEAVVSGRVTPDHYELDRRGTVLAWTPGRAEVVVRAAAGGGLAEEAGQATGERLLGDAALAGLARLGVAVQDRFGRPMDIEWALAGGRVWLVQARPMTALPPPPVRLNAIQRRLGEMLLDYLPTRPYPMDMSTWIPYGPAGMMAEVARSLGVRGLFEGALEEQDGVVYRILPRPPRLTPKALAAPFLLLHRAGRFDPARWTEDPRFTGFLREVERLRGLDPAAMPWPELIRLPRRALDAVRPITELRRDYLPRGALMVLRLVAALLPLGAAAMWADLLAGARTRTEDGNRALERLAAQVREDPRLKAAVDALDLDRVKGFTGFWAEFTAFLAEYGHRETGSPVLASSPTWEETPEVVLGMLKVLAASPPSPSAGRSGEAERRLRAHPWLRSPRRWARMARRIAAARTAWAFREDTHFYFTMPLPVLRRALLEIGARLRDAGVLETAEDVFHLRLEEVEAAGDPATMPRSRREELAATARARAARRQELAGVRLIDPRAVYPDRGDLGDALVRGTPGGGGTVTGPVRIIRDPSEFGRLAEGEVLVCPNTNPSWTPLFQRAAAVVVDAGGIGSHAAIVAREYGLPAVLGTATGTAVLTDGQMVTVDGDAGVGQERLMIAVPRSGEARETVRGGER; this is encoded by the coding sequence GTGACACCGTTCGTGGTGCCGCTCACCGCGGTCGGGCGCGACGACCTCGCGCTCGCCGGGGGCAAGGGCGCCAATCTCGGCGAACTCATCGCGGCCGGCCTGCCGGTCCCGGACGGCTTCGTCGTGACCACCGCCGCCTACGCGGAGCTGATCGACCGGTGCGGGATCGCCGAGCGCATCCCCCGCCTGCTCGACGCCGGGGACGGCGCGGGGATCCGCGCGGAGTTCGCCACCGCGGAGATCCCCGCCGCCATGGCCGAGGCGATCACGGCCGCGTACCGGGAGCTGGGGCAAGGCCCGGTCGCGGTGCGCTCCAGCGCCACCGCCGAGGACCTGCCCGGGGCCGCGTTCGCCGGGCAGCAGGACACCTACCTCAACGTCGAGGGCGACGACGCGCGGCTCGACGCGGTGCGCCGTTGCTGGGGCTCGCTGTGGACCGACCGCGCCATCGCCTACCGCCGCCGCCTCGGGATCGGCCCCGAGCAGGTGCGGATCGCGGTCGTCGTCCAGCGCATGGTGAACCCCGACGCCGCGGGGGTGATGTTCACCGCCGACCCGGTGAGCGGGGACCGCGACCGGATCGTGGTCGATGCCTCCCCCGGGCTCGGCGAGGCCGTGGTCTCCGGCCGGGTCACCCCGGACCACTACGAGCTCGACCGCCGCGGCACCGTGCTCGCCTGGACGCCCGGGCGGGCCGAGGTGGTCGTCCGCGCCGCCGCGGGCGGCGGCCTTGCCGAGGAGGCCGGGCAGGCCACCGGGGAGCGGCTGCTCGGCGACGCCGCGCTCGCCGGGCTCGCCCGGCTCGGCGTCGCCGTACAGGATCGGTTCGGCAGGCCGATGGACATCGAGTGGGCGCTCGCCGGCGGTCGCGTCTGGCTCGTCCAGGCCCGCCCGATGACCGCGCTGCCGCCGCCCCCGGTACGGCTCAACGCCATCCAGCGCAGGCTGGGCGAGATGCTCCTCGACTACCTGCCGACCCGGCCGTACCCAATGGACATGAGCACCTGGATCCCGTACGGCCCGGCCGGGATGATGGCCGAGGTCGCCCGCAGCCTCGGGGTGCGCGGCCTGTTCGAGGGCGCCCTGGAGGAGCAGGACGGCGTGGTCTACCGCATCCTGCCCCGCCCGCCGCGCCTCACCCCGAAGGCGCTCGCCGCGCCGTTCCTGCTGCTGCACCGGGCCGGGCGGTTCGATCCGGCGCGCTGGACCGAGGATCCGCGGTTCACCGGCTTCCTCCGCGAGGTGGAGCGGCTGCGCGGGCTCGACCCGGCCGCGATGCCCTGGCCCGAGCTGATCCGCCTGCCCCGGCGGGCGCTCGACGCGGTGCGGCCGATCACCGAGCTGCGCCGCGACTACCTGCCCCGCGGCGCCCTCATGGTCCTCCGGCTGGTGGCGGCGCTGCTACCGCTCGGCGCCGCCGCGATGTGGGCCGACCTGCTGGCCGGTGCGCGGACCCGCACCGAGGACGGCAACCGGGCGCTGGAACGCCTCGCGGCCCAGGTGCGCGAGGACCCGCGGCTCAAAGCGGCCGTGGACGCGCTCGACCTCGACCGGGTGAAGGGGTTCACCGGCTTCTGGGCCGAGTTCACCGCGTTCCTCGCCGAGTACGGCCACCGCGAGACCGGCAGCCCGGTGCTCGCCTCCTCGCCGACCTGGGAGGAGACGCCCGAGGTCGTGCTCGGCATGCTCAAGGTGCTCGCGGCGTCGCCGCCGTCCCCCTCCGCCGGCCGCTCCGGCGAGGCCGAACGGCGGCTGCGCGCCCACCCCTGGCTGCGCTCCCCGCGGCGGTGGGCCCGGATGGCCCGGCGGATCGCCGCGGCGCGCACCGCGTGGGCGTTCCGCGAGGACACCCACTTCTACTTCACGATGCCGCTGCCGGTGCTGCGCCGTGCCCTGCTCGAGATCGGCGCCCGGCTGCGCGACGCCGGCGTGCTCGAGACCGCCGAGGACGTGTTCCACCTGCGGCTGGAGGAGGTGGAGGCCGCGGGCGACCCGGCCACCATGCCGCGGTCGCGGCGGGAGGAGCTGGCCGCCACGGCGCGGGCGCGGGCGGCCAGGCGGCAGGAGCTGGCGGGCGTGCGGCTCATCGACCCCCGCGCGGTCTACCCGGACCGCGGCGACCTCGGGGACGCATTGGTCCGCGGCACGCCCGGGGGCGGCGGCACGGTCACCGGCCCGGTGCGGATCATCCGCGACCCGTCGGAGTTCGGCCGCCTCGCCGAGGGCGAGGTGCTCGTCTGCCCGAACACCAACCCGTCCTGGACGCCGCTGTTCCAGCGCGCCGCCGCGGTCGTGGTCGACGCCGGCGGGATCGGGTCGCACGCCGCGATCGTCGCCCGCGAGTACGGCCTGCCCGCCGTGCTGGGCACGGCCACCGGCACCGCCGTCCTGACCGACGGGCAGATGGTCACCGTGGACGGTGACGCCGGGGTGGGTCAGGAGCGCCTCATGATCGCCGTGCCCCGTTCCGGAGAAGCTCGTGAGACCGTCCGTGGAGGTGAACGGTGA
- a CDS encoding TetR/AcrR family transcriptional regulator, which yields MTAGEETDHRRRPRRRGAALDEAIFQAVLDELAEVGYARLTMEGVAERARAGKASLYRRWPTRIELVMDAVYSRLPDPSAPPDTGSLRGDLLALLRGNAEALAGPAGEALRGLLSEALAGSDAIARVRRNWQGASLRITREILRRAVDRGEIDASAVTDRRLETGHALLRYHFLFHGPPIPEHVITEIVDEVLLPLFRSPPRPPPTDPGTAGG from the coding sequence GTGACCGCCGGGGAGGAGACCGATCACCGCAGGCGGCCGCGGCGGCGCGGCGCCGCCCTGGACGAGGCCATCTTCCAGGCCGTCCTCGACGAGCTCGCCGAGGTGGGCTACGCGCGGCTGACCATGGAGGGGGTCGCCGAGCGGGCGCGGGCGGGCAAGGCGTCGCTGTACCGGAGGTGGCCCACCCGCATCGAGCTCGTGATGGACGCGGTCTACAGCCGGTTGCCCGACCCGTCGGCCCCGCCGGACACCGGTAGCCTGCGCGGCGACCTGCTCGCGCTGCTCCGCGGCAACGCCGAGGCGCTCGCCGGCCCGGCCGGGGAGGCGCTGCGCGGGCTGCTGAGCGAGGCGCTCGCCGGCTCCGACGCCATCGCGCGGGTCCGCCGCAACTGGCAGGGCGCGAGCCTGCGGATCACCCGGGAGATCCTCCGCCGTGCGGTCGACCGGGGCGAGATCGACGCTTCCGCGGTCACCGATCGCCGCCTGGAGACCGGGCATGCCCTGCTGCGCTACCACTTCCTCTTCCACGGCCCCCCGATCCCCGAGCACGTGATCACCGAGATCGTGGACGAGGTCCTGCTCCCCTTGTTCCGCTCTCCCCCGCGCCCGCCGCCCACCGATCCGGGCACGGCCGGCGGCTAG
- a CDS encoding thiol-disulfide oxidoreductase DCC family protein translates to MVHADQVLLVFDGNCGFCQTCVNLGRRLLPYMPLVRAWQSIPLETIGLTREQAATSVQLVGPRGLHAQGARAIAVVLALQPTRGWRALGRTMLLPPVSWLAEAVYRVVARYRTRLPGAFCLCA, encoded by the coding sequence ATGGTCCACGCTGACCAGGTATTGCTGGTTTTCGACGGGAACTGTGGGTTCTGCCAGACGTGCGTGAACCTGGGGCGGAGGCTGCTGCCGTACATGCCCCTGGTCCGCGCCTGGCAGTCCATCCCGCTCGAGACGATCGGGCTCACCCGGGAGCAGGCGGCCACGTCCGTGCAGCTCGTCGGCCCGCGCGGGCTGCACGCGCAGGGCGCGCGGGCGATCGCGGTGGTGCTCGCCCTGCAGCCCACGCGCGGGTGGCGGGCGCTCGGCCGGACGATGCTGCTCCCGCCGGTGAGCTGGCTGGCCGAGGCGGTCTACCGGGTGGTGGCCCGCTACCGGACCCGGCTGCCCGGCGCGTTCTGCCTCTGCGCCTGA
- a CDS encoding cobalamin biosynthesis protein, which produces MLQRSPTATGILLGALIDRLAGDPRRGHPVALFGGAAAALERRIHRDSRSRGVLYTACCVGAAAGLGVIADRLTRSRPLARAAVTAAATWAVLGGTTLEKEGAYLAGALEAGDLRAARERLPHLCGRDPSGLDAGELARATVESLAENTSDAVVAPLFWGAVLGVPGLLAYRAVNTLDAMVGHRSPRYARFGWAAARLDDLANLVPARLTAWLTVLLAGTAGGSARGAAAVLRRDGHRHPSPNAGRCEAAFAGALGVRLGGANRYGERVEHRPELGDGPRPSAGDIRRAVRLSRAVSLAAVVLAAGARAVRARRRGC; this is translated from the coding sequence ATGCTCCAGCGCAGCCCGACGGCGACCGGCATCCTCCTCGGCGCTCTGATCGACCGGTTGGCGGGCGACCCCCGGCGGGGACACCCCGTCGCCCTGTTCGGCGGCGCCGCCGCGGCCCTCGAGCGGCGGATCCACCGAGACTCCCGGTCCCGCGGCGTGCTCTACACCGCGTGCTGCGTGGGCGCCGCCGCGGGCCTCGGGGTGATCGCCGACCGGCTGACCCGCTCCCGGCCGCTGGCGCGCGCGGCCGTCACGGCCGCCGCCACCTGGGCGGTGCTCGGCGGCACCACGCTGGAGAAGGAGGGCGCGTACCTGGCGGGCGCCCTGGAGGCCGGGGACCTCCGCGCCGCCCGCGAACGGCTCCCGCACCTGTGCGGCCGCGACCCGTCCGGCCTGGACGCCGGGGAGCTCGCCCGCGCGACGGTCGAGTCGCTGGCGGAGAACACCTCCGACGCGGTGGTCGCGCCGCTGTTCTGGGGCGCGGTGCTCGGCGTGCCCGGGCTGCTCGCCTACCGGGCGGTCAACACGCTCGACGCGATGGTCGGCCACCGCTCACCGCGGTACGCGAGGTTCGGCTGGGCGGCGGCCCGCCTCGACGACCTCGCCAACCTGGTGCCCGCCCGGCTCACCGCCTGGCTCACCGTGCTCCTCGCCGGTACGGCCGGCGGTTCCGCGCGCGGGGCGGCCGCCGTGCTCCGCCGGGACGGCCACCGCCATCCGAGCCCGAACGCGGGCCGGTGCGAGGCGGCCTTCGCCGGGGCGCTCGGCGTACGGCTCGGCGGGGCGAACCGCTACGGGGAACGGGTGGAGCACCGGCCGGAGCTCGGCGACGGGCCGCGCCCCTCGGCCGGGGACATCCGGCGGGCCGTCCGGTTGAGCCGGGCGGTGTCGCTCGCCGCGGTGGTCCTCGCCGCGGGCGCCCGGGCCGTACGGGCCCGCCGGCGCGGTTGTTAG
- a CDS encoding serine/threonine-protein kinase: MNQIGRYRVLRTLGKGGMGTVYLAEDPSGQQVAIKVINPEFSQHESFRMRFRREAEAAQRVRRFCTAAVLDAALDGDLLYVVTEYVPGPNLEEAVRQHGPLRGSSLDALAVSVATALTAIHAAGVVHRDLKPSNVLLSPVGPRVIDFGIARALDTLGGITGTGELIGTPRYMAPEMLRGEPVTPACDVFSWGCLVAFAASGRSPFPGDTIPSIIYHIMNTEPQLDGLEPGLRELVVAALDKDPARRPTAQQLLDQLVGRSTPPEQMVQQAWQQGGLTLPQQTVPQHPERTLPYEPAGAATGQPQATLAYTQHTPPAPTSPTTPVSTTVAKGDRGGRGRNRLLGVIAAAAVLIGGGVAVWKMVVPSGPPTDLPLLWQDDFTYDSSGWPGGRFSSTNRYEDGWYHVESSFNKEQRVAAPIPFDTGKQASPAPTPGPSLPPVPSTLVISADVAVKEVEGQGEYGLYCRGQGGHTYYEFVLDTAGNARIRRVADSAGGNLTEPVKVEGLKDTVRMVAACEQSGSAVKLGLWINGKQIHSVKDPNPLKNGTVGVFTRISDGATELHVAYDNFELRGGD, translated from the coding sequence GTGAACCAGATCGGGCGGTATCGAGTGCTGCGGACCCTCGGCAAGGGCGGGATGGGCACCGTCTACCTCGCCGAGGATCCATCAGGGCAGCAGGTCGCCATCAAGGTGATCAATCCGGAATTCAGCCAGCACGAATCGTTCCGGATGCGGTTCCGCCGCGAGGCCGAGGCCGCCCAGCGCGTGCGCCGGTTCTGCACCGCCGCCGTCCTCGACGCGGCGCTCGACGGCGACCTGCTGTACGTGGTGACCGAGTACGTGCCCGGCCCCAACCTGGAGGAGGCGGTCCGCCAGCATGGCCCGCTGCGCGGATCGAGCCTGGACGCCCTCGCGGTGAGCGTGGCGACCGCGCTCACCGCGATCCACGCGGCCGGCGTGGTGCACCGGGACCTCAAGCCGTCGAACGTGCTGCTCTCCCCGGTCGGCCCGCGCGTCATCGACTTCGGCATCGCCCGCGCGCTCGACACGCTCGGCGGCATCACCGGCACCGGCGAGCTGATCGGCACGCCGCGGTACATGGCCCCGGAGATGCTGCGCGGGGAGCCCGTCACCCCCGCCTGCGACGTGTTCTCCTGGGGCTGCCTGGTCGCCTTCGCCGCCAGCGGGCGGTCGCCGTTCCCCGGCGACACCATCCCGTCGATCATCTACCACATCATGAACACCGAGCCTCAGCTCGACGGGCTGGAGCCGGGGCTCCGGGAGCTCGTGGTGGCCGCGCTCGACAAGGACCCGGCCCGCAGGCCGACCGCCCAGCAGCTCCTGGACCAGCTCGTGGGCCGGTCGACCCCGCCCGAGCAGATGGTGCAGCAGGCCTGGCAGCAGGGCGGGCTGACCCTCCCCCAGCAGACCGTCCCTCAGCACCCCGAGCGGACCCTGCCCTACGAGCCGGCCGGGGCGGCCACCGGGCAGCCCCAGGCCACCCTGGCGTACACCCAGCACACGCCGCCCGCGCCCACGTCGCCTACGACGCCCGTGAGCACGACCGTTGCCAAGGGCGACCGCGGCGGTCGCGGCCGCAACCGGCTGCTCGGCGTGATCGCGGCCGCCGCCGTGCTCATCGGCGGCGGCGTGGCCGTGTGGAAGATGGTGGTGCCGAGCGGCCCGCCCACGGACCTGCCGCTGCTCTGGCAGGACGACTTCACCTACGACTCCAGCGGGTGGCCCGGCGGCAGGTTCAGCTCCACCAACCGCTACGAGGACGGCTGGTACCACGTCGAGTCCAGCTTCAACAAGGAGCAGCGGGTGGCGGCGCCGATCCCCTTCGACACCGGGAAGCAGGCCTCGCCCGCGCCGACGCCCGGCCCCTCGCTCCCGCCCGTCCCCTCGACGCTGGTCATCAGCGCCGACGTGGCCGTCAAGGAGGTCGAGGGACAAGGGGAGTACGGCCTGTACTGCCGGGGGCAAGGAGGCCACACCTACTACGAGTTCGTCCTCGACACCGCGGGCAACGCCCGGATCCGGCGGGTCGCCGACAGCGCCGGCGGCAACCTCACCGAGCCGGTGAAGGTCGAAGGGCTGAAGGACACCGTCCGGATGGTCGCCGCGTGCGAGCAGAGCGGATCGGCCGTCAAGCTGGGTCTGTGGATCAACGGGAAGCAGATCCACTCGGTCAAGGACCCCAACCCGCTCAAGAACGGCACGGTCGGGGTGTTCACCCGGATCTCCGACGGCGCTACGGAGCTGCACGTGGCCTACGACAACTTCGAGCTCCGCGGCGGGGATTAG
- a CDS encoding DUF3800 domain-containing protein, with protein MAEVFMYADETGNLDYDVANGGSKYFGIGTATYTTNHDEAMAQGCRLRLIHAQKGVELPKGYHAKNDRPQTRADVYKVIKSQAPRFDFTFLAKAKAFESVRAKGEAYLYELAWYLHFKEVAKRCTTEGDTLYVIVATLGTAARKKAFRQAIDRVCDDHAPPLRNVVVCHWEAATSWGLQVADYGLWAVQRQLERDDRTYLWAVVPTLKSKFLPWGRA; from the coding sequence GTGGCCGAGGTTTTCATGTACGCCGATGAAACCGGCAATCTGGACTACGACGTCGCCAACGGTGGATCGAAGTATTTCGGGATCGGGACGGCCACGTACACGACGAACCATGACGAGGCCATGGCCCAGGGATGCCGGCTGCGGCTGATCCACGCCCAGAAGGGGGTCGAGCTGCCGAAGGGCTACCACGCCAAGAACGACCGGCCGCAGACCCGCGCCGACGTGTACAAGGTGATCAAAAGTCAGGCGCCGCGGTTCGATTTCACCTTCCTGGCGAAGGCCAAGGCGTTCGAGAGCGTACGGGCGAAGGGTGAAGCGTATTTATACGAGCTCGCCTGGTATCTGCATTTCAAGGAGGTCGCCAAGCGGTGCACCACCGAGGGTGACACGCTCTATGTGATCGTGGCCACGTTGGGCACCGCGGCGCGCAAGAAGGCGTTCCGGCAGGCGATCGACCGGGTGTGCGACGATCACGCCCCGCCGCTGCGCAACGTCGTGGTCTGTCATTGGGAGGCGGCCACGAGCTGGGGACTGCAAGTCGCCGATTATGGGCTGTGGGCGGTGCAGCGGCAATTGGAGCGGGATGACCGGACGTATCTGTGGGCGGTGGTGCCGACCTTGAAGAGCAAGTTCCTGCCGTGGGGCCGGGCATAA
- a CDS encoding DUF305 domain-containing protein, whose amino-acid sequence MPVTAFAAHRIALSAAAALGALALLTACGADTATTAGSGGRAAATRPSATFNEADVRFAQQMIPHHEQAVDMAELAETRAADPEVKELAATIKSTQAAEIALMRRWLHAWSRPEPSGHDGHAGHPMPGMLSDQQMAELEAASGARFDRLFAQLMIAHHKGAIEMARTEQREGANPEAVKLAKDIERGQQAEIDQMERLLQRL is encoded by the coding sequence ATGCCCGTCACCGCGTTCGCCGCCCACCGGATCGCCCTGTCCGCCGCCGCGGCCCTGGGAGCCCTCGCCCTGCTCACCGCCTGCGGCGCCGACACCGCCACCACGGCCGGGTCCGGTGGCCGCGCCGCGGCCACCCGGCCGTCGGCCACCTTCAACGAGGCGGACGTGCGGTTCGCGCAGCAGATGATCCCCCACCACGAGCAGGCCGTGGACATGGCCGAGCTCGCCGAGACCCGCGCCGCCGATCCAGAGGTCAAGGAGCTGGCGGCCACGATCAAGTCGACCCAGGCCGCGGAGATCGCGCTGATGCGCCGCTGGCTCCACGCGTGGAGCAGGCCCGAACCGTCCGGCCACGACGGGCACGCCGGGCACCCGATGCCGGGCATGCTCTCCGACCAGCAGATGGCCGAGCTCGAGGCCGCCTCGGGAGCCCGGTTCGACCGGTTGTTCGCTCAGCTGATGATCGCCCACCACAAGGGAGCGATCGAGATGGCCCGGACCGAACAGCGGGAGGGCGCGAATCCCGAGGCCGTCAAGCTGGCCAAGGACATCGAGCGCGGCCAGCAGGCCGAGATCGACCAGATGGAGCGGCTGCTCCAGCGCCTGTGA
- a CDS encoding M20 family metallopeptidase has translation MNAVELTRELIRLQTVAGGEQRAAELLAGRLEEAGYAVELHSAAPGRTGLVARRGRGERFITLSGHLDTVPLGAEAWRHDPFAAERDGDLLYGRGASDMKAGVAAIVAAAAECPADVPVQLALTWGEETGCEGAADLAARGVLAPAAVLLIAEPTANRVVPGHKGALWLRATAYGTAAHGSMPHLGDNAIYKLARAVLAARDFRFGVAPHRWMGAPTLNVGTIAGGSGTNAVPDRAEATIDVRTVAGQDHAAARAELAGALGEEIDLAVLLDLPPVWTPTEDPWVARLVAAGAGEPTGAATYFTDASVLRPALGDPPTLICGPGEPDQAHVTDEHCRVSRIEEAVGIYRAVLAQAAA, from the coding sequence ATGAACGCAGTGGAACTCACCCGGGAGCTGATCCGCCTGCAGACCGTGGCCGGGGGCGAGCAGCGGGCCGCCGAGCTGCTCGCCGGCCGGCTGGAGGAGGCCGGATACGCCGTCGAGCTCCATTCCGCCGCCCCCGGGCGGACCGGCCTGGTCGCCCGGCGCGGCCGGGGCGAGCGGTTCATCACCCTCTCCGGGCACCTCGACACCGTGCCGCTCGGCGCGGAAGCGTGGCGCCACGACCCGTTCGCGGCCGAGCGCGACGGCGACCTGCTCTACGGCCGGGGCGCGAGCGACATGAAGGCCGGGGTGGCCGCCATCGTCGCGGCGGCCGCGGAGTGCCCGGCGGACGTGCCCGTGCAGCTCGCCCTCACCTGGGGCGAGGAGACCGGGTGCGAAGGCGCCGCCGACCTCGCCGCGCGCGGGGTGCTCGCCCCCGCCGCCGTGCTGCTGATCGCCGAGCCCACCGCCAACCGGGTCGTACCCGGGCACAAGGGGGCCCTGTGGCTCCGCGCCACCGCGTACGGCACCGCCGCGCACGGCTCCATGCCGCACCTCGGCGACAACGCGATCTACAAGCTCGCCCGGGCCGTGCTGGCCGCCCGGGACTTCCGGTTCGGCGTCGCCCCGCACCGGTGGATGGGCGCGCCGACGCTGAACGTGGGCACGATCGCCGGTGGGTCCGGCACCAACGCCGTCCCCGACCGGGCCGAGGCGACCATCGACGTCCGCACCGTCGCCGGGCAGGACCACGCCGCGGCCCGCGCCGAGCTCGCCGGGGCGCTGGGGGAGGAGATCGACCTGGCGGTGCTCCTCGACCTGCCGCCGGTGTGGACCCCGACGGAGGACCCCTGGGTGGCCCGGCTGGTCGCGGCCGGGGCGGGCGAGCCCACCGGGGCGGCGACCTACTTCACCGACGCGTCCGTGCTCCGGCCCGCGCTCGGCGACCCGCCCACCCTGATCTGCGGCCCGGGGGAGCCGGACCAGGCCCACGTGACCGACGAGCACTGCCGGGTGAGCCGCATCGAGGAGGCGGTCGGCATCTACCGCGCCGTGCTCGCCCAGGCCGCCGCGTGA
- a CDS encoding LacI family DNA-binding transcriptional regulator, whose translation MAVTLREVAAHAGVSIATASRALSGRRKVSPEIVARVVAAAEQLGYRPNAVAQALREQTTRTVGMVVPSITLPFFPEIVQAVEYELQRSGRELILCDAQYDPRVEERRLRVLVERKVDGLIISPCDMERSRPAVVEAAKAVPLVQLDRYVEGGVSDWVGVDDEIGIGLAVEHVIAGGAKRLAFVGSELTNSSARLRLAAFERGARAGGVQVTDVLLGEFSAAWGQRAAELICTGGRIPDAVICGNDEIAIGMLRGLRAHGLRVPDDVAVTGFDDIGYAELSDPPLTTVRQPREQLAREALRVLAEARTSPGLRRIAVAPQLVVRGTTRPEK comes from the coding sequence ATGGCCGTCACGCTCCGCGAAGTCGCCGCCCACGCCGGGGTCTCCATCGCCACGGCCTCCCGGGCGCTGTCGGGGCGGCGCAAGGTGTCCCCGGAGATCGTCGCCCGGGTGGTCGCGGCCGCCGAACAGCTGGGGTACCGGCCCAACGCCGTCGCCCAGGCGCTGCGGGAGCAGACCACGCGCACCGTCGGCATGGTCGTCCCGAGCATCACCCTCCCGTTCTTCCCCGAGATCGTGCAGGCCGTCGAGTACGAGCTGCAGCGCTCCGGCCGGGAGCTGATCCTCTGCGACGCCCAGTACGACCCCCGGGTCGAGGAGCGCCGCCTGCGGGTCCTCGTCGAGCGCAAGGTCGACGGCCTCATCATCAGCCCCTGCGACATGGAACGGAGCCGGCCGGCCGTGGTCGAGGCGGCGAAAGCCGTACCGCTCGTGCAGCTCGACCGGTACGTCGAGGGCGGCGTGAGCGACTGGGTCGGGGTCGACGACGAGATCGGCATCGGCCTCGCGGTCGAGCACGTCATCGCCGGCGGGGCGAAACGGCTCGCCTTCGTCGGATCGGAGCTCACCAACTCCTCGGCGCGCCTGCGCCTGGCGGCCTTCGAACGCGGGGCCCGGGCAGGCGGGGTGCAGGTCACCGACGTGCTCCTCGGCGAGTTCAGCGCCGCCTGGGGGCAGCGCGCGGCCGAGCTGATCTGCACCGGCGGGCGGATCCCCGACGCGGTGATCTGCGGCAACGACGAGATCGCCATCGGCATGCTCCGCGGCCTGCGCGCCCACGGCCTGCGCGTGCCCGACGACGTCGCCGTCACCGGGTTCGACGACATCGGATACGCGGAGCTGTCCGACCCGCCGCTCACCACCGTCCGCCAGCCGCGGGAGCAACTCGCCCGGGAGGCCCTGCGGGTGCTCGCCGAGGCCCGCACCTCGCCCGGCCTGCGCCGGATCGCGGTGGCGCCCCAGCTCGTCGTCCGCGGGACGACCCGACCGGAGAAGTGA
- a CDS encoding substrate-binding domain-containing protein: MARRFRLFRAAAVLAATALLVPACGSGDSGGESGAGKPRVGLVQINQQAIFFNQMNEGAQQAAKEVGVDLTIFNANDDPAKQNEAIDNFVQQQFDAIIVVAIDVEGVKPAIQAAKEAGVKIIAVDAIVDSPAVDTQVGVDNAKAGQQIGEFVNEWAKEQNLSAPKIGIVGALNSYIQNVRKDSFEETVTKAGAQIVQTVDGQNRQEAALTAAENLLTSRQDLDAVYATGEPALLGTVAAINSQQAGDRVKVFGWDLTKEAIAGIDAGFVAAVVQQDPKTEGYEAVKEAYAIVNGAEPKKRIDVPVEIVTKENVDRFRSIYGG, encoded by the coding sequence ATGGCCCGGAGATTCCGCCTGTTCCGCGCCGCGGCGGTGCTCGCCGCGACGGCCTTGCTCGTCCCCGCCTGTGGCAGCGGGGACTCCGGTGGAGAATCCGGTGCCGGCAAGCCACGCGTCGGGCTGGTTCAGATCAACCAGCAGGCGATCTTCTTCAACCAGATGAACGAAGGCGCCCAACAGGCCGCCAAGGAAGTGGGCGTCGACCTCACGATCTTCAACGCCAACGACGACCCGGCCAAGCAGAACGAGGCGATCGACAACTTCGTCCAGCAGCAGTTCGACGCCATCATCGTCGTGGCGATCGACGTCGAAGGCGTCAAGCCGGCGATCCAGGCCGCCAAGGAGGCCGGCGTGAAGATCATCGCGGTCGACGCGATCGTCGACTCCCCCGCCGTCGACACCCAGGTCGGCGTGGACAACGCCAAGGCGGGTCAGCAGATCGGCGAGTTCGTCAACGAGTGGGCCAAGGAGCAGAACCTCTCCGCGCCCAAGATCGGCATTGTCGGCGCGCTGAACTCCTACATCCAGAACGTCCGAAAGGACAGCTTCGAGGAGACCGTCACCAAGGCGGGCGCCCAGATCGTCCAGACCGTGGACGGCCAGAACCGCCAGGAGGCCGCCCTCACCGCCGCCGAGAACCTCCTCACCTCCCGCCAGGACCTCGACGCCGTCTACGCGACCGGTGAGCCCGCCCTGCTCGGCACCGTGGCGGCGATCAACTCCCAGCAGGCCGGGGACCGGGTCAAGGTCTTCGGCTGGGACCTCACCAAGGAGGCGATCGCCGGGATCGACGCCGGCTTCGTCGCGGCCGTGGTCCAGCAGGACCCCAAGACCGAGGGGTATGAGGCGGTCAAGGAGGCGTACGCCATCGTCAACGGCGCGGAGCCCA